A genomic segment from Bradyrhizobium sp. ISRA430 encodes:
- a CDS encoding helix-turn-helix domain-containing protein has protein sequence MPPRSQFISAPPSAVQEAIKRLGNNLRTARLRRNLSHTELATKLGVDRHVIADAENGKLSTSAGVYLGMLWAMNLLPSLADVANPKNDEEGLALSGLDERERARQGGGPSNAF, from the coding sequence ATGCCTCCTCGCAGTCAGTTTATCAGCGCACCACCCTCTGCCGTTCAGGAAGCGATCAAGCGCTTGGGCAACAATCTCCGGACCGCGCGCCTGCGCCGCAACCTGAGCCATACAGAGCTGGCAACTAAGCTGGGCGTAGATCGGCACGTCATCGCCGATGCTGAGAACGGGAAATTGAGCACCAGTGCCGGCGTGTATCTCGGCATGCTGTGGGCAATGAATCTTCTCCCGTCTCTTGCCGACGTTGCCAACCCGAAGAACGATGAGGAGGGGCTCGCTCTAAGCGGCCTCGATGAGCGCGAGCGTGCGCGACAGGGGGGGGGACCAAGCAATGCCTTCTGA
- a CDS encoding HipA domain-containing protein yields the protein MPSEECFVYITLPGQTEPVTAGRYQLDTTRQGAAVGQFVYGRSYLERKDRVEFDPVELKIQVPPFRTTKLRGNFGALRDSSPDAWGRKLIETRLGNPSPSEIQYLLNSPDDRAGALGFGLNVQPPAPVRTFNKTLDLARLIEVADQIVAAEKDPAAAAPAGADAEQAEALMRAGTSMGGARPKATVEDEDALWLAKFPHRDDRWNNPRVEHAMLTLARGCGISCAESQMTTIGDKDVVLIKRFDRNKAEKGYHRSRMVSALTLLDADDTPDTVDKRRRWSYLLLADEIRRAASGTQSKDLPELFRRVCFNALISNTDDHPRNHAILAKDQAWSLSPAYDLTPNPMIALERRDLAMAFGNWGRYANRLNLLSQSERFLLSKEEATAIVDGMKATIGESWYRVCRQVGVSERDCELIRSAFVYEGFGYDLADPTIATDDAEELPTTRPR from the coding sequence ATGCCTTCTGAGGAATGTTTCGTCTATATCACGCTGCCAGGCCAGACAGAACCGGTTACGGCCGGGCGGTATCAGCTCGACACGACACGCCAAGGTGCCGCCGTTGGACAATTCGTCTATGGCCGCAGCTACCTCGAGCGAAAGGATCGCGTCGAGTTCGATCCGGTCGAGCTCAAGATTCAAGTTCCGCCATTCCGGACAACGAAGCTGCGGGGCAATTTTGGCGCGTTGCGCGACAGCTCTCCGGACGCCTGGGGACGCAAGCTGATCGAAACTCGTCTGGGCAATCCGTCGCCGAGCGAAATTCAATATCTGCTCAATTCACCCGACGATCGCGCCGGCGCTTTGGGTTTTGGTCTCAACGTGCAACCGCCGGCACCTGTTCGTACGTTCAACAAGACGCTGGACTTGGCGCGTTTAATCGAAGTAGCCGACCAGATCGTTGCCGCCGAGAAGGATCCAGCAGCAGCAGCACCAGCAGGTGCTGACGCTGAACAGGCAGAGGCGTTGATGCGCGCGGGCACTTCGATGGGGGGCGCGCGGCCGAAGGCTACTGTCGAGGACGAGGATGCGCTTTGGCTCGCGAAATTCCCCCACCGCGACGATCGATGGAATAACCCTCGGGTCGAGCACGCCATGCTGACCCTTGCTCGCGGGTGCGGGATCTCGTGCGCAGAGAGCCAGATGACCACGATCGGCGATAAAGATGTCGTCCTGATTAAACGGTTCGATCGGAATAAGGCGGAGAAGGGTTACCACCGCAGCAGGATGGTGAGCGCCTTGACGCTGCTCGATGCCGATGACACGCCTGATACTGTCGATAAGCGTCGAAGATGGTCATATCTCCTGCTGGCTGACGAAATTCGGCGAGCCGCATCCGGAACTCAGTCGAAAGATCTGCCAGAGCTGTTTCGGCGGGTGTGCTTTAACGCTCTCATCTCCAATACCGACGATCATCCACGTAACCACGCCATCTTGGCAAAGGACCAAGCGTGGTCTCTATCACCGGCATACGACCTCACCCCGAACCCGATGATTGCCTTGGAGCGCCGGGACCTGGCGATGGCGTTTGGCAACTGGGGGCGTTACGCCAACCGGCTCAATTTGCTCTCGCAGAGCGAACGTTTCCTCTTATCAAAAGAAGAGGCAACGGCAATCGTAGACGGCATGAAAGCGACCATTGGGGAGTCCTGGTATAGGGTCTGCCGACAGGTTGGCGTCAGCGAGCGTGACTGCGAATTGATCCGTAGCGCGTTCGTTTACGAAGGCTTCGGTTACGATTTGGCGGATCCGACGATCGCAACCGACGACGCCGAAGAGCTGCCAACGACCCGTCCGCGTTAA
- a CDS encoding Tm-1-like ATP-binding domain-containing protein yields the protein MSHHCAGDQRSVRDGHASDLAGKVAIIATLDTKGRESTYLARVIEQWGRKTLTIDVGTSNRRCRSEADSSDARVAAPAELLREIAASAREEVKELLRSGAIDAVVGVAGGKGSAVFGEVVSDLPYGFPKLLVSSARPALLAELALHNDIILYPTLVDLFGINAFTERVLDNAGRAIAAMRYVPARERRKTKTVAITAFGVTTPAANRCVARLAEAGVDAIVFPANGAGGRKMEQLVSAGEFDAVIDLTTTELADELVGGTASAGPDRLKAASHRLIPQLIAPGAVDMVNFGPPSSVPAEFKGRQFYSHTPFTTLMRTTVSENERIGRLTAERLSQAKAPALVLWPAKGVSDYDRDGGIFRNPEADRAWFDAVRQNLPPSIIARELDCHINDPEFADAAASWIVERLTPGGSSRADV from the coding sequence GTGTCTCACCATTGCGCGGGCGACCAGAGGTCGGTCCGGGATGGTCACGCCTCCGATCTTGCGGGCAAGGTCGCGATTATCGCAACCTTGGACACAAAGGGCCGCGAAAGCACTTATCTCGCGCGCGTCATCGAACAGTGGGGCCGCAAGACTCTTACGATCGATGTAGGCACATCAAACAGAAGGTGCAGAAGCGAGGCGGATAGCAGCGATGCACGGGTGGCTGCACCCGCCGAGCTCTTACGGGAAATAGCTGCAAGCGCGCGTGAAGAAGTCAAGGAGCTCCTGCGATCAGGTGCGATCGACGCAGTCGTCGGAGTGGCGGGCGGCAAAGGCAGCGCAGTCTTCGGTGAAGTTGTATCGGATTTGCCATATGGATTCCCAAAGCTGCTGGTGAGCAGCGCGAGGCCAGCCCTCCTGGCCGAACTCGCCCTCCACAATGACATCATCCTCTATCCGACCCTGGTCGATCTCTTCGGAATCAACGCGTTCACCGAGCGCGTTCTCGACAACGCAGGGCGGGCCATTGCGGCGATGCGCTATGTGCCTGCTCGAGAGCGGCGGAAGACAAAGACTGTAGCGATCACGGCCTTTGGCGTGACGACCCCGGCGGCAAATCGCTGTGTAGCGCGGCTGGCAGAGGCAGGCGTCGACGCGATTGTCTTTCCGGCCAATGGCGCCGGGGGCCGCAAGATGGAGCAGCTCGTGTCCGCCGGTGAGTTCGATGCGGTGATCGATTTGACCACAACCGAGCTCGCTGACGAGCTCGTCGGCGGCACCGCCAGTGCAGGTCCCGATCGGCTCAAAGCAGCTTCTCACCGGTTGATACCTCAGCTTATCGCGCCGGGAGCTGTCGACATGGTGAATTTTGGCCCTCCCTCGAGCGTGCCTGCCGAGTTCAAGGGGCGCCAATTCTATTCGCATACTCCCTTCACGACGCTCATGCGCACGACCGTCTCGGAGAACGAGCGCATAGGCAGGCTCACAGCGGAGCGCCTTTCGCAAGCAAAGGCGCCTGCCCTCGTGTTGTGGCCGGCCAAGGGGGTGTCTGACTATGACCGAGACGGTGGAATCTTTCGAAACCCTGAAGCCGATAGAGCCTGGTTCGACGCTGTCAGGCAAAACCTACCGCCCTCGATTATCGCCCGCGAGCTGGATTGTCACATCAACGATCCGGAATTTGCAGACGCGGCCGCATCGTGGATCGTCGAACGATTGACACCAGGAGGGTCCTCGCGTGCGGATGTTTGA
- a CDS encoding phosphoenolpyruvate hydrolase family protein, producing the protein MFDRAEILAKITVQVAAGKAVLAAASSCGLVAKCAALGGADMLVVYSTGLSRLMGLPTSRIGDSNARTLELAAEIRNVVSSVPVIGGVEAWDPLRLDLDDLLDKFWAAGFSGVINYPTISTMGEKWRERRDRVGLGFEREVEMIAAARKKNIFSLAYVASPHDAKAMVTAGADCIVPHVGATRGGLVGHEEGQSIEEAIRRINDINAAAQAVRPDVTLLCHGGAIAEPQDTSEVYRSTGCVGFVGASSIERIPIERAVKAAAEEFKAVPLPRERQHSLQTPHRGTNE; encoded by the coding sequence ATGTTTGATCGGGCCGAAATACTCGCAAAGATCACGGTTCAAGTTGCGGCGGGAAAGGCAGTGCTTGCCGCGGCGAGCAGTTGCGGGCTCGTCGCAAAATGCGCAGCTCTCGGCGGGGCTGATATGCTCGTGGTCTACAGTACTGGGTTATCGCGGCTGATGGGGCTGCCGACGAGCCGGATCGGCGATTCCAATGCGCGGACGCTTGAGCTAGCGGCGGAGATCCGCAATGTCGTCTCCTCCGTTCCTGTTATAGGCGGTGTCGAGGCCTGGGATCCCCTCCGGCTCGACCTGGATGACCTTCTGGACAAGTTCTGGGCTGCCGGCTTCTCCGGCGTGATCAACTACCCGACCATTTCAACAATGGGTGAGAAATGGCGTGAGCGTCGAGACCGCGTCGGGCTCGGCTTTGAGCGTGAAGTTGAGATGATCGCGGCGGCCCGCAAGAAGAACATCTTCTCGCTCGCCTATGTCGCAAGCCCGCACGACGCCAAAGCGATGGTAACGGCGGGAGCCGACTGCATCGTCCCACATGTCGGCGCAACCCGCGGCGGGCTTGTGGGGCATGAGGAGGGACAGTCGATTGAAGAGGCCATCAGGCGCATCAACGACATCAATGCTGCAGCTCAGGCCGTCCGCCCGGACGTCACCCTTCTCTGCCACGGCGGCGCAATCGCTGAGCCCCAGGATACCTCGGAAGTCTACCGATCGACCGGATGTGTCGGCTTCGTTGGCGCCTCCTCCATCGAACGGATCCCGATCGAGCGGGCGGTGAAGGCTGCAGCCGAAGAATTCAAAGCCGTTCCGCTCCCGCGAGAGCGTCAGCATTCACTGCAGACTCCGCACCGAGGCACGAATGAATAG
- a CDS encoding FAD-dependent oxidoreductase produces the protein MNSPITELNNAASFSKASKPTHDSQTDVLVIGSGAAGLSAALYAAKAGLRVTVCEKSNRLGGTTALSNGMIWVPCSMQARAAKIDDSITKAKTYLQHELGNYYRPEFVNAYLEDGPTALASLENGSEVKFTLASAPDYHSSQIGGVDKGRALSPVPYDGRLLGKDFDLIGDPIRVVLGGMMISSGEVRSFLNPFQSVASFKHVLGRVSRYAGDRLRYRRGTELSGGNALIARLLVSLRRYGVEIWPRCPAIELTREGGRVTGAIVKRDGADLPVRASHGVILATGGFARNGKLRAQLSGAHQHNDTLAHSDVTGDGIALAGKLGAAIDNDVASSGFWTPVSILRNGRSLQVVPYGWLDRGRPGVIAVGPNAKRFANESNSYHDICLAMFNNGYPADKRFYFICDKEFVRLRGMGYLLPWPWTLSIKKYARLGYVEIGRTIAELAAELGLDPNELEKTVEEHNAHAAEGRDPLFNRGESAFNRTLGDPAVGKKNPNLGAIKTGPFIALPIVPATLGTATGLSTDAEGQVLNGNGAPIAGLYACGNDMTSPMRGIYPGAGITIGPAIVFAYRAVDSIVRSARQEQLAAASGA, from the coding sequence ATGAATAGCCCGATCACCGAATTGAACAATGCAGCTTCCTTCTCCAAAGCGAGCAAGCCAACGCACGATTCGCAGACGGACGTGCTCGTGATCGGCAGCGGCGCCGCCGGACTGTCCGCAGCGCTCTATGCGGCAAAGGCCGGACTTCGCGTCACGGTTTGCGAGAAGTCTAACCGGCTTGGCGGCACGACCGCGCTCTCGAACGGCATGATCTGGGTTCCATGCTCAATGCAGGCCCGAGCCGCGAAAATCGATGATTCGATTACGAAAGCGAAGACCTATCTGCAACACGAACTTGGCAACTACTATCGCCCGGAGTTCGTGAACGCCTATCTTGAAGACGGCCCAACGGCGCTCGCCAGCTTGGAGAATGGGAGTGAAGTCAAGTTCACACTGGCCTCCGCTCCGGATTATCATTCGAGCCAAATCGGCGGGGTCGACAAGGGCCGGGCGCTGAGCCCAGTACCTTACGACGGACGGCTTCTTGGCAAGGATTTCGACCTGATAGGTGATCCGATTCGCGTCGTGCTCGGCGGTATGATGATTTCGTCCGGCGAGGTCAGAAGCTTCCTCAACCCCTTCCAGTCGGTTGCCTCGTTCAAACACGTCCTCGGCCGGGTGAGCCGCTACGCAGGCGACCGGCTGCGCTACAGGAGGGGCACTGAACTCAGTGGCGGCAATGCGCTGATCGCGCGGTTATTGGTAAGCCTTCGTAGATATGGCGTTGAAATCTGGCCACGTTGCCCGGCGATCGAACTCACGAGGGAAGGCGGGAGAGTTACTGGCGCAATCGTCAAGCGGGATGGCGCCGATCTCCCGGTCCGCGCCTCGCACGGAGTGATCCTGGCAACCGGCGGCTTTGCGCGCAACGGAAAATTGCGAGCCCAGCTCAGCGGAGCCCACCAGCACAATGATACGCTCGCCCACAGCGATGTCACTGGCGATGGCATTGCGCTCGCAGGCAAGCTCGGAGCTGCGATCGATAATGACGTGGCATCGAGCGGCTTCTGGACGCCCGTCTCGATCCTCAGGAACGGCCGCTCCTTGCAAGTGGTCCCGTACGGCTGGCTTGATCGTGGCCGTCCAGGCGTCATCGCGGTGGGGCCAAATGCCAAGCGCTTCGCCAATGAATCCAATTCGTATCATGATATCTGCCTTGCCATGTTCAACAACGGTTATCCGGCGGACAAGCGGTTCTATTTCATCTGCGACAAGGAATTCGTCCGCCTCAGGGGCATGGGATACCTGCTCCCCTGGCCATGGACATTGAGCATCAAGAAGTATGCTCGGTTGGGCTACGTCGAGATTGGCCGGACTATTGCGGAGCTTGCGGCGGAATTGGGCCTCGACCCCAACGAGCTCGAAAAAACCGTTGAAGAACACAATGCCCACGCAGCTGAAGGACGCGATCCGCTCTTCAACCGCGGTGAATCGGCTTTCAACCGTACGCTGGGAGATCCGGCGGTCGGAAAGAAAAACCCGAACCTTGGGGCTATCAAAACCGGCCCATTCATCGCACTCCCAATTGTCCCGGCAACCCTTGGAACGGCCACCGGCCTCTCAACCGATGCAGAGGGACAGGTCCTGAATGGAAATGGCGCGCCGATCGCAGGTCTTTATGCCTGCGGCAATGACATGACCTCGCCGATGCGTGGAATCTACCCAGGGGCAGGCATTACGATCGGCCCGGCGATTGTGTTCGCCTACCGCGCAGTCGACAGCATCGTGCGGTCGGCGCGACAGGAGCAGCTCGCGGCGGCATCGGGAGCGTAA
- a CDS encoding branched-chain amino acid ABC transporter permease: MDTLPIAIFEILSFGAIVVLVVLGLGIIASMMGIFNFAQGEFVLLGAYVTYLVHSVGFPVPLGMLAAPVVVGALGFILEKLVVRRFYAAPIVAMLGTYALGLIIREVVRGLIGGLYLSVPEPIGGSITIGSLHFATWRGVIVIVTLLVMAASHVLLAYTSFGLRVRASLENPSLARASGISTGMIYSLTFAFGAALAGLAGALIVPVFSLFADLGIRFLIQGFVAVMVGGVGSFAGPVAGASVIGTFSASLPWLMSPVIADVLVFVLAIIFIKFRPEGLVSGRGVNR, translated from the coding sequence ATGGACACGCTACCTATCGCCATCTTCGAAATCTTGAGCTTCGGCGCGATCGTTGTGCTGGTCGTGCTCGGCCTCGGGATCATTGCCAGCATGATGGGTATCTTCAACTTCGCCCAGGGCGAGTTTGTCCTGCTTGGCGCCTACGTCACTTATCTCGTGCACAGCGTCGGTTTTCCGGTCCCGCTCGGGATGCTTGCCGCGCCCGTCGTCGTCGGCGCGCTTGGTTTCATCCTGGAAAAGCTCGTGGTGCGACGGTTCTATGCCGCTCCAATCGTCGCGATGCTTGGCACCTATGCGCTCGGGCTGATCATTCGCGAAGTCGTGCGCGGCCTGATCGGCGGACTCTATCTCTCGGTGCCGGAGCCAATCGGTGGCTCCATCACGATCGGAAGTCTGCACTTCGCCACCTGGCGCGGCGTCATCGTCATCGTCACTTTGCTGGTGATGGCCGCGAGCCATGTACTGCTTGCCTACACCTCGTTCGGGCTGCGAGTCCGCGCCTCGCTGGAGAACCCGTCGCTGGCGCGTGCCTCGGGCATCTCCACGGGCATGATCTACAGCCTCACCTTTGCGTTTGGTGCGGCGCTCGCGGGCCTCGCGGGCGCGCTGATCGTGCCAGTCTTTTCACTGTTCGCCGATCTCGGCATCCGCTTTCTTATCCAGGGTTTTGTTGCCGTGATGGTCGGCGGCGTCGGGTCCTTTGCGGGCCCGGTCGCTGGCGCCAGCGTCATCGGCACGTTCAGTGCCTCGCTGCCTTGGCTGATGTCACCGGTCATCGCCGACGTTCTGGTGTTCGTGCTCGCCATCATTTTTATCAAGTTCCGGCCGGAAGGCCTAGTTTCGGGAAGAGGGGTCAACCGATGA
- a CDS encoding substrate-binding protein, which produces MINASRQPSRRRFLGNFALASAAIATGPGSWLIRPDWANAAEGPIRLGIATDLTGSLGFAGNTDANVARMLVKEINDSGGLLGRPIELLIEDTASDESVAVGNVRKLIQRDKVDLVLGGISSSMRNAIKDVIISRGKTLYIYPEGYEGKECTPYLFCTGPVPAQNCDQFIPWLIKNGGKRFALPGSNYVWPQTINAYARKVIESSGGEVIFEEYYPLDQIDFSSTVNRIISNKVDVVFNAIVPPGVSPFFKQLYQAGFSKNGGRLGCVYYDENFLEMNEAHEIEGLASSLDYYKVLAVEDPVSARIQSAYDKQFPAKFRFSAGSAATGTYRGLRLWEAAVKEAGTIDRDAVAAALDHAKIAEGPGGPAEMAPGKRHCRMNMYIGVAKGGQYEIVSRSAGLVDPKEC; this is translated from the coding sequence ATGATCAACGCCAGCCGTCAACCAAGCCGCCGCCGCTTTCTTGGTAATTTTGCCCTCGCTTCGGCAGCAATCGCGACGGGCCCGGGCAGCTGGCTGATCCGCCCGGACTGGGCAAATGCTGCAGAAGGCCCGATCAGGCTCGGCATTGCTACCGATCTTACGGGGTCGCTCGGCTTCGCCGGCAACACCGACGCCAATGTCGCTCGCATGCTGGTCAAGGAAATCAACGATTCCGGCGGCCTGTTGGGACGCCCCATCGAACTCCTGATTGAGGATACTGCCTCAGACGAATCCGTCGCCGTGGGAAATGTGCGCAAGCTGATTCAGCGAGACAAGGTCGACTTGGTGCTCGGCGGTATCTCGAGCTCGATGCGCAATGCGATCAAGGACGTCATTATCTCTCGCGGCAAGACGCTCTATATCTATCCGGAAGGTTACGAAGGTAAAGAGTGCACTCCTTATCTGTTCTGCACCGGGCCGGTACCGGCTCAGAATTGCGATCAGTTCATTCCCTGGTTGATCAAAAATGGTGGCAAACGCTTCGCGCTGCCTGGCTCCAATTATGTTTGGCCGCAAACAATCAACGCCTATGCGCGCAAGGTGATCGAGAGCAGCGGTGGTGAGGTCATATTTGAAGAATACTACCCGCTCGATCAGATCGACTTTTCCTCTACGGTAAACCGCATCATATCCAACAAAGTAGACGTGGTTTTCAACGCCATTGTCCCGCCCGGCGTTAGCCCGTTCTTCAAGCAGCTCTACCAAGCCGGCTTCTCCAAAAACGGCGGGCGGCTAGGCTGCGTCTATTACGACGAAAACTTCCTGGAAATGAACGAGGCTCACGAGATTGAAGGGCTTGCGAGCAGCCTCGACTACTACAAGGTGCTCGCGGTGGAGGATCCAGTGAGCGCCAGGATTCAATCGGCTTACGACAAACAATTCCCTGCCAAGTTCCGGTTCTCGGCAGGCAGCGCCGCGACCGGCACCTATCGTGGACTGAGACTGTGGGAGGCTGCAGTAAAGGAGGCCGGTACAATTGACCGCGACGCCGTAGCCGCCGCCCTCGACCACGCGAAGATTGCGGAAGGGCCGGGCGGGCCTGCCGAGATGGCGCCCGGCAAGCGCCACTGCAGGATGAACATGTACATTGGAGTGGCGAAAGGCGGCCAGTACGAGATTGTCTCGCGTAGCGCCGGCCTGGTCGATCCGAAGGAGTGCTGA
- a CDS encoding branched-chain amino acid ABC transporter permease: MASAFAGRKKVLPILELALLIAASIAPLVLRDYITVYATRVLILCLFALSFDLVWGYAGILSLGQSLFFGMAGYGVALLSRDFGVGSIFAVLPAGTLIGFVAALLLAGFLLLGRHPSSVVFVSLGTMTGAYAADRLARGSHYLGGQNGIPSIQPMTIGSHELSEGPGFYYLVLAILVLIYLLSRFLLRSQFGLALAGLRENEQRIAFFGYKVQHLKAIIFAISGAIAGTAGSLYAFHEGFVWTNMLGVVMSTQVVLYVLFGGSGTLIGAVIGTAIVEGLSFWLSDNYRDIWPILLGVLLLLVILFRPLGLISLVLGERERVGSFGPSLTEKRNAAP; the protein is encoded by the coding sequence CTGGCATCTGCCTTCGCAGGGCGAAAGAAGGTGCTTCCGATTCTCGAGCTAGCGTTGCTGATTGCCGCTTCGATCGCACCTCTCGTGCTGCGGGATTACATCACCGTCTATGCGACACGAGTGCTCATTCTGTGCCTCTTCGCGTTGTCGTTCGACCTGGTGTGGGGCTATGCGGGCATCTTGAGCTTGGGGCAGTCGTTGTTCTTCGGCATGGCTGGCTACGGTGTGGCGCTGCTTTCACGCGATTTCGGTGTCGGATCGATTTTTGCCGTTCTTCCGGCCGGAACCCTGATAGGCTTTGTGGCGGCATTGTTGCTGGCAGGCTTCCTGCTGCTCGGCCGTCACCCCTCCAGTGTGGTCTTCGTTTCGCTTGGTACTATGACCGGAGCTTACGCAGCTGACCGGCTGGCGAGAGGTTCACATTATCTTGGCGGTCAGAACGGTATCCCTTCGATCCAACCGATGACAATCGGCTCGCACGAATTGAGCGAGGGACCAGGTTTTTACTACCTGGTGCTCGCCATTCTAGTTCTGATCTATCTTCTGTCGCGGTTTCTGTTGCGATCCCAGTTCGGCCTGGCGCTGGCGGGATTGCGAGAGAACGAACAGCGGATCGCCTTCTTCGGGTACAAAGTGCAACATTTGAAGGCGATCATATTCGCAATCAGCGGCGCGATTGCAGGTACTGCCGGTAGCCTTTATGCGTTTCACGAGGGGTTCGTCTGGACGAACATGCTGGGCGTGGTCATGTCGACCCAGGTCGTGCTCTACGTCTTGTTCGGCGGCTCCGGGACATTGATCGGTGCGGTCATCGGCACCGCGATTGTCGAGGGACTCAGCTTCTGGCTCTCCGACAACTATCGCGATATCTGGCCGATCCTTCTCGGCGTTCTGCTGTTGCTCGTCATTCTGTTCCGGCCCCTCGGCTTGATCAGCCTCGTGCTGGGCGAGCGGGAACGTGTCGGTAGTTTCGGCCCGAGCTTGACGGAGAAGCGCAATGCCGCTCCTTGA
- a CDS encoding ABC transporter ATP-binding protein, which produces MPLLEAAGISKVFGKLTALDGAALTVGEREFHGLIGPNGSGKSTLMKCLAGALVPTRGKVMFINTDVTSFTPPERARAGMSLKFQITAVLPTLTLYDNILLALQARSSLLDLAFSRTRGRLHEEVMTMLLQFRLADRAFDAAATLSHGQQQWLEIAMALACRPRLLLLDEPTGGMSLEERRVTGELLQPIKQHCSLVIVEHDLDFIRDICDRLTVLDQGKVLASGTVAEIQANKSVQEIYLRRA; this is translated from the coding sequence ATGCCGCTCCTTGAAGCCGCCGGCATCTCCAAGGTCTTTGGCAAGCTCACCGCGCTGGACGGAGCGGCGCTCACGGTCGGCGAGAGAGAGTTTCATGGCCTGATCGGGCCGAACGGCTCGGGCAAGAGCACGCTGATGAAGTGTCTTGCAGGTGCGCTCGTGCCGACGCGAGGCAAGGTGATGTTCATCAATACTGACGTCACCTCGTTTACGCCGCCAGAGCGTGCGCGAGCCGGCATGAGCCTGAAATTCCAGATCACCGCCGTGCTACCGACCCTCACGCTTTACGACAACATCCTGCTCGCGCTGCAGGCCCGGTCCTCACTGCTGGACCTGGCGTTCTCGCGCACTCGAGGACGACTGCACGAGGAGGTCATGACGATGCTGCTCCAGTTCCGGCTCGCCGATCGCGCCTTTGATGCTGCGGCGACCCTATCTCACGGGCAGCAGCAATGGTTGGAGATCGCGATGGCTCTCGCATGCCGACCGCGCCTGCTGCTGTTGGACGAGCCCACCGGCGGCATGAGCCTGGAAGAGCGCCGCGTCACCGGCGAATTGCTGCAGCCGATCAAACAGCATTGCTCGCTCGTCATCGTGGAGCACGACCTGGATTTCATCCGCGACATTTGCGACCGCCTGACCGTGCTCGATCAGGGCAAGGTGCTGGCGTCAGGAACGGTTGCCGAGATCCAGGCCAACAAAAGCGTCCAGGAGATTTATCTGCGCCGTGCCTGA
- a CDS encoding ABC transporter ATP-binding protein: protein MPEFLNIKHLDAGYGRSQVLFGVNMAIPPHGGVAVLGRNGAGKSTLMKAIVGELPAWKGGLQFNGQDIDRRRTEVRVRAGIGYVPQEHSVFARLSVRDNLAVGSLLHPDGSAVDRVMRMFPKLGQRLDQPAGTLSGGERKMLAIGRAILGNPKLLLLDEPTEGVWIGVIEEITERLVELAREIAIIIVEQHLDLAMRVAEHAYVLDRGRVALSGPSQQLRNDPRLLTYLAP from the coding sequence GTGCCTGAATTCCTCAATATCAAGCATCTCGATGCCGGCTATGGACGCAGCCAGGTCTTGTTCGGTGTCAACATGGCCATCCCGCCGCATGGCGGTGTGGCCGTCCTCGGCCGCAACGGCGCCGGAAAGAGCACGCTCATGAAAGCGATTGTGGGCGAACTGCCGGCATGGAAGGGCGGCCTGCAGTTCAACGGCCAAGACATCGATCGCCGCCGGACCGAAGTGCGGGTGCGGGCCGGCATTGGATATGTGCCGCAAGAGCATTCAGTGTTCGCGCGCCTCTCCGTGCGTGACAATCTCGCCGTCGGATCGCTTTTGCACCCAGATGGATCGGCAGTGGACCGGGTGATGAGGATGTTTCCAAAACTCGGCCAGCGCCTGGATCAGCCGGCCGGAACGCTCTCCGGTGGCGAGCGCAAGATGCTCGCAATCGGGCGCGCTATCCTCGGAAACCCCAAACTCCTCCTGCTGGATGAGCCGACCGAGGGCGTCTGGATCGGCGTCATCGAGGAGATCACCGAGCGCTTGGTCGAGCTAGCCAGAGAGATTGCCATCATCATCGTCGAGCAACATCTCGACCTCGCAATGCGTGTAGCGGAGCACGCCTATGTGCTCGATCGCGGCCGTGTCGCGCTTTCGGGCCCGTCGCAGCAGCTGCGCAACGACCCGCGGCTGTTGACGTATCTAGCGCCGTAG